The Tolypothrix sp. PCC 7712 region TCATGAGCTAATTTCCAGAACCAATCACGCCGACGGTTGGAAATATCTTCATGCTTGCGTACTAAATTCTTTCTGGCTCGTTCTCTGTTAGATGAGCCTTTTAGCTTTTTGGAATGCCGCGAACTTGCTTTTTTAATGGCGCTTAGGGATTGCTTGAAAAATTGGGGCGATTCAATTTTAGTGCCGTCTGAGCAAGTGAGGAATGTCTTTAACCCAAAATCAAAGCCAGCGATTTTACCCGTCTTAACTTCAACTTCTGAGCTACCCTCATCAACAACCAAAACCATAAATAACTCACCTAACGGGGTGCGTTTAATAGTTAGGGTTTTGACTGTTCCCTCAATTTCTCTGGACTTCCAAAACTGGTAAACTCGACTACCAATTTTTACCCTATTTCCACCCAAAAACTTATAACCTGCCTGCTTAAGGGTGAACGATTTGTATTTCTTGACCTTCTTAAATCCTGGTGGTCTTACTCCTTTGTTATTGTGTTTGAAAAACAATTGGTAAGCTTTCTCAATGCGTTGACAAATATCTTGTGCTGCTTGAGAACCTACTGATTGCCAAAAAGAATTACGCTTTCTTAATTTGGCGATATGAGCCTGAAGTTTTGCACAGTTTAAATGCTTGCCAAACATCCGGTAATACCTTTTATGTAGAGCAATGCAATGGTTATAAATCACTCCAGCAGCGTTGATTGTGCGCTTGAGGTGTCTATTCCTTTTGTGTTCGTACAATTTAAACTTCAGTGTTTTCATGCTAGTATTATACCATAAAACGACGGCAATATGACGGCATGAAGAAATTAACAGTTCGATGCTCTAATGAAGAGTATGAAACGCTTTTGAAATACTGCGAAGAAACAGATCGCACTCAAAATGACGTACTTAGAGAGATGATCCGGAAGTTGAAGAAAAGCCGTGCTAGAAGCACGGGGCTTTAGACCCAATTTTTTGGTAACAGTGCAATTGCTTGTACCAATACATTCTGACTAATCACTATTAAATGCAGATGAGTG contains the following coding sequences:
- a CDS encoding RNA-guided endonuclease InsQ/TnpB family protein encodes the protein MKTLKFKLYEHKRNRHLKRTINAAGVIYNHCIALHKRYYRMFGKHLNCAKLQAHIAKLRKRNSFWQSVGSQAAQDICQRIEKAYQLFFKHNNKGVRPPGFKKVKKYKSFTLKQAGYKFLGGNRVKIGSRVYQFWKSREIEGTVKTLTIKRTPLGELFMVLVVDEGSSEVEVKTGKIAGFDFGLKTFLTCSDGTKIESPQFFKQSLSAIKKASSRHSKKLKGSSNRERARKNLVRKHEDISNRRRDWFWKLAHELTDRFDILCFETLNLKGMQRLWGRQISDLAFGEFLQILEWVAKKKNKLVVFIDQWYPSSKTCSNCKHILESLDLSVREWRCPSCQSVNGRDENASRNICAVGASTVGLGDVRLATPAIAV
- a CDS encoding ribbon-helix-helix protein, CopG family, translating into MKKLTVRCSNEEYETLLKYCEETDRTQNDVLREMIRKLKKSRARSTGL